AAAATCCACCTACACTCTCTTGGAAGTGTCGATTTCTGATCCCGCTTTCAACTTCTTCATCCAAATTAATGCTTTCAACCTTGGTGTTGCCTCGGAAATTCGTAGGAGGATGTACATAAACATCGTTCAGAAAAttcatattgttgttgttgttgtggttgtggaTAAGGTTGTTGACATGCCCCTGAGCCTGAGTCTGAACGCCTGGAGCGTTATTTGCTGGGCCCAATTCCGGCATGGGTTTGAGCCCAGCAAGGATTGCCCAATCGAAATTGGCTGAATCCAGGCGTTCGAGGTTCAGTTTTTCGGTCTTAAGAGAGTTCAATCTCGGCAAGTTGGAGAATCGATCATCCATTTCTGGTAACGATTCGAGCATATCATCGAATTGGGATGAGGAGGAATTGGAAGAACCATGGCTGTATTCATTGCTGCTGTGTAAACCAGACATAAGAGGTTTTGGTCCACTTGAATTCTTCTTATAAATTCGACAAAGCACCCATTCATCTAGCTGAAATGTACAAAAACAAGTTATTACACATCAAGAAATGCAATTAGAATATAATTGCACATTTAGTCCTCTAATTAATGAGAATATTTTCACTTTAGCCCTTGTACTATTTGACTAAACACATTTGACCTCCAATTATTAAAATGTATATTCTTAAGTCCCTTTTATATACAAAGAACATGTTATATTATACTTTTTTGAGATAACTAAAGTAATCTCAACATGTGGAGCCAACCGAGTACAAATTCAACATAATAGTAATAAGTAGTACTtttcaatttgaagttgaaaGGTATTTGACTGAGCACAAAATTGATATTTGACTGAgcacaaaatttatttaaattaaaagagAGACTTTCTAgacacatatatgtatatataagtcAGAAAATTTTGTTGCTATAAATCATACAAATCTatttattaaggaaaaatagaaaatttatgaatatttgaGGTAATAAAAGTGCAAATTTTGATCCAAAAGTAATGTGCAATTAAATTACCTTTGAACTTCCATTATTTTTCCTTGAAGATTCAAAAAGTCTATATTCATGCATGATCCAATTTGTTTTAGATCCTTTTGGTGCTTTACCCACATAAAACACAAGTGCTTTCTTAATTCCGACTTTCTTTCCTTGTGAAATTATGACCTTATCAGTACCCGTTGCTTTCCAATAACCCGAACCCGCGACTCTATTCGGTCGCGATCCGTTCGGGTACTTTCTATCTCTTGGACTAAAGAAATACCATTCCTTTTCTCCAAATGTTGCCTTACCTATAACAAATCAAACACAAATTCatcaattaacaaattaatagatacaaaaatatttttgctaAACTAAACATGAACTGA
This sequence is a window from Solanum dulcamara chromosome 10, daSolDulc1.2, whole genome shotgun sequence. Protein-coding genes within it:
- the LOC129871188 gene encoding NAC domain-containing protein JA2, with the translated sequence MGVQEKDPLLQLSLPPGFRFYPTDEELLVQYLCKKVAGHDFALEIIGEIDLYKFDPWVLPSKATFGEKEWYFFSPRDRKYPNGSRPNRVAGSGYWKATGTDKVIISQGKKVGIKKALVFYVGKAPKGSKTNWIMHEYRLFESSRKNNGSSKLDEWVLCRIYKKNSSGPKPLMSGLHSSNEYSHGSSNSSSSQFDDMLESLPEMDDRFSNLPRLNSLKTEKLNLERLDSANFDWAILAGLKPMPELGPANNAPGVQTQAQGHVNNLIHNHNNNNNMNFLNDVYVHPPTNFRGNTKVESINLDEEVESGIRNRHFQESVGGFSQTYTNSVGQFGIQCPNQELNLGFRQ